In the genome of Cydia strobilella chromosome Z, ilCydStro3.1, whole genome shotgun sequence, one region contains:
- the LOC134754370 gene encoding peptidoglycan recognition protein-like isoform X3, translating to MWSPSEQGMSGSEMAVVSSMPPAELVARTTPVVSTMNITKSSGVHIGPKFVSVTQNVENAELVKGRILGLELVAPVKSNGLRCSVAVFVCWALVVAVGLGLYLFQLATKPTRLDLGLNETWYFRRDDWQAMPPYNTEYLSLPVYKVVIGHTGAGYCNQTRRCIETMLATQQDNLRRDLDDIVPNFLIGGEGTVFEGRGANVVGAMLKGYNSKSVSIMFMGDYNTDMTADIQFAHLKILIEQLVKDGVLDPDYVVHGQCQLSPDTVQPGRHVLEHLHEVPHWNPANTEHCLKYFRTS from the exons ATGTGGTCGCCCAGTGAGCAGGGCATGTCCGGCTCGGAGATGGCGGTGGTGTCGAGCATGCCTCCCGCGGAGCTGGTGGCCCGGACGACGCCCGTGGTGTCCACCATGAACATCACCAAATCGTCGGGGGTGCACATAGGCCCGAAGTTCGTCTCGGTCACGCAGAACGTGGAGAACGCTGAGCTGGTAAAGG GCCGAATACTGGGCCTAGAGTTGGTGGCGCCGGTGAAATCTAACGGCCTCCGCTGTAGCGTCGCCGTGTTTGTTTGCTGGGCTCTCGTGGTGGCCGTCGGCCTCGGCCTCTACCTCTTCCAACTCGCCACCAAGCCCACCAGATTAGACCTAG GTCTAAATGAAACCTGGTATTTCCGACGTGACGATTGGCAAGCGATGCCTCCGTACAACACAGAATACCTGTCCCTACCAGTATACAAGGTTGTCATCGGCCACACGGGCGCGGGCTATTGTAACCAGACTCGCCGCTGCATTGAGACAATGCTAGCAACACAACAAGACAATCTACGAAGAGATTTGGACGATATCGTCCCTAATTTTTTAATCGGCGGTGAAGGAACGGTTTTCGAAGGGCGAGGAGCAAACGTAGTAGGGGCAATGTTGAAGGGTTACAACTCAAAGAGTGTAAGCATCATGTTCATGGGAGATTACAATACAGATATGACAGCTGATATCCAGTTTGCACACTTGAAGATTCTGATAGAGCAGCTGGTGAAGGACGGCGTGCTGGACCCAGACTACGTGGTGCACGGCCAGTGCCAGTTGTCGCCGGATACGGTGCAGCCGGGACGACACGTGTTGGAACACTTACACGAAGTGCCGCATTGGAACCCCGCGAACACGGAACATTGTCTTAAATATTTTAGGACTTCGTAG